In Phyllobacterium zundukense, one DNA window encodes the following:
- a CDS encoding nucleoside deaminase, which yields MSVALTEAHRAAARGEVPIGAVLVKDGTILASAGNRTRELNDPTAHAEILVIREACRVLDNERLSGCDLYVTLEPCTMCAAAISFARIRRLYYGAQDIKGGGVENGARFYAQPTCLHVPEVYSGFKEQEAEVILKEFFRTKRF from the coding sequence ATGAGTGTGGCTTTGACTGAGGCGCATCGCGCGGCGGCGCGCGGCGAGGTGCCCATCGGTGCCGTTCTGGTCAAGGATGGAACCATACTCGCCAGCGCGGGGAACCGCACGCGTGAGTTGAACGATCCCACCGCCCACGCGGAAATTCTCGTTATTCGCGAAGCCTGCCGCGTTCTCGACAATGAACGCCTCTCGGGTTGCGATCTCTATGTAACGCTCGAGCCGTGCACCATGTGCGCCGCCGCGATCTCGTTCGCCCGCATCAGGCGGCTCTATTACGGTGCTCAGGACATCAAAGGCGGCGGAGTGGAAAACGGAGCCCGGTTTTATGCGCAGCCCACCTGCCTCCATGTGCCGGAAGTCTACTCCGGGTTCAAGGAACAGGAGGCGGAAGTCATACTCAAGGAATTCTTCCGCACCAAAAGGTTCTAG
- a CDS encoding DUF4105 domain-containing protein, whose amino-acid sequence MFILRFLGLILLVLFTLLAFVWGGFALWYQLPFGVAGNIGCLILWAGAAFAVLWLEFRGRPRRALIVLVPVMIGLGYWWNTITPSLNRIWAEDVAQTVTGTLNGSHVTLANVRNFEWRTPTDFSPRWEVRSYDLQDLASVDIFLSYWSNPAIAHTLVSFGFNNGDHVVFSAEIRKERHEQFSEIGGFFKEFELAMIAADERDIIRLRTNIRKEDVYRYRINLKPEMRQALFLSYLNNANQLATTAKFYNTITANCTTVIFDMVRAITPDIPLDYRIVLSGYLPGYLYDLGAIDRQKPLDEVVKSALINQRALDADNDPDFSTKIRVEN is encoded by the coding sequence TTGTTCATCCTGCGCTTTCTTGGACTGATCCTGCTTGTCCTGTTCACGTTGCTTGCCTTTGTCTGGGGCGGATTTGCGCTCTGGTATCAGCTGCCATTTGGCGTTGCAGGAAACATTGGCTGTCTTATCCTTTGGGCAGGTGCCGCCTTCGCAGTTCTGTGGCTTGAGTTCAGGGGCCGCCCCCGCCGTGCCTTGATCGTGCTTGTGCCGGTCATGATCGGTCTTGGATACTGGTGGAACACGATCACGCCATCCCTGAACCGGATCTGGGCTGAAGATGTGGCGCAAACCGTCACAGGCACGCTCAATGGCAGCCACGTGACGCTGGCCAATGTGCGCAATTTCGAATGGCGTACGCCAACGGATTTCTCCCCGCGTTGGGAAGTCCGTTCCTATGATCTTCAGGATCTGGCGTCCGTCGATATATTTCTGTCCTATTGGTCTAATCCTGCCATCGCCCATACATTGGTCAGCTTCGGCTTCAACAACGGCGACCACGTTGTCTTTTCGGCCGAAATCCGCAAGGAACGTCACGAACAGTTCTCGGAAATTGGCGGCTTCTTCAAGGAGTTCGAATTGGCCATGATCGCCGCCGACGAGCGCGATATCATTCGCCTGCGCACCAATATCCGCAAGGAAGACGTCTATCGCTACCGCATCAACCTCAAGCCGGAGATGCGCCAGGCGCTGTTCTTGTCCTATCTTAACAATGCCAACCAACTGGCAACGACTGCAAAGTTCTACAATACGATAACGGCCAACTGCACGACCGTAATTTTCGACATGGTGCGTGCGATAACGCCGGATATTCCCCTCGATTATCGTATTGTCCTCTCGGGCTATCTGCCGGGCTATCTTTACGACCTTGGCGCAATCGACCGGCAAAAGCCGCTGGATGAGGTGGTGAAATCAGCCCTGATCAACCAGCGCGCCCTGGATGCCGATAATGATCCGGATTTCTCCACGAAAATCCGTGTTGAAAACTAG